In Nocardioides sp. zg-1228, a single window of DNA contains:
- a CDS encoding MFS transporter: MTTTADPTELPDHPTSGHLDVPSVTARHFGLAVLALAMGGFAIGTTEFVTMGLLPQIARGVDVSIPTGGHVISAYAVGVVVGAPVLAFLGARLPRRALLVALMVAFAAGNGLSALATSYEQLMAARFAAGLPHGAYFGVASLVAASMARPSRKGRAVSLVMLGLSFANVIGVPAATVLGQELGWRAAFWAAGGLAVVTLALVAWFVPSVPGDAEASGLRELAAFKVPQVWLTLLAGAVGFGGMFAVYSYIAPVVTDVGGLGERSVAVFLLFFGLGMVAGTSLAGIMADWSIFRSLIIGGVGMAATMLAFWLAAPHGWAALPVVFLITTLGSVLVVNLQLRLMDVAGDAQTLGAAMNHASLNVANALGAWLGGLVIAGGWGLRAPALVGLALSILGVAILLLSARLHVRQRDAVPA; this comes from the coding sequence ATGACGACGACCGCCGACCCGACCGAGCTTCCCGACCATCCGACGTCCGGCCACCTCGACGTCCCCTCGGTGACGGCGCGCCATTTCGGCCTGGCCGTGCTCGCCCTGGCGATGGGCGGCTTCGCCATCGGGACCACCGAGTTCGTGACGATGGGCCTGCTGCCGCAGATCGCGCGCGGCGTCGACGTCTCCATCCCGACCGGCGGGCACGTCATCTCGGCGTACGCCGTCGGGGTCGTCGTCGGCGCGCCGGTGCTGGCCTTCCTCGGCGCGCGACTCCCGCGCCGGGCCCTCCTGGTGGCCCTGATGGTCGCGTTCGCCGCCGGCAACGGGCTGAGCGCGCTCGCGACGTCCTACGAGCAGCTGATGGCCGCCCGCTTCGCCGCCGGGCTGCCCCACGGCGCCTACTTCGGCGTCGCCTCCCTCGTGGCCGCGAGCATGGCCCGTCCCTCCCGCAAGGGGCGCGCGGTCTCGCTGGTCATGCTCGGGCTGTCGTTCGCCAACGTGATCGGCGTGCCCGCGGCGACGGTGCTCGGGCAGGAGCTCGGGTGGCGCGCGGCCTTCTGGGCCGCCGGCGGCCTGGCCGTGGTGACCCTCGCCCTCGTCGCCTGGTTCGTCCCGTCCGTCCCCGGCGACGCGGAGGCCAGCGGGCTGCGCGAGCTCGCGGCGTTCAAGGTGCCCCAGGTGTGGCTGACGCTGCTGGCGGGCGCCGTCGGCTTCGGCGGCATGTTCGCGGTCTACTCCTACATCGCCCCGGTCGTCACCGACGTCGGTGGCCTGGGGGAGCGGTCGGTGGCGGTGTTCCTGCTCTTCTTCGGCCTCGGCATGGTCGCGGGCACCTCGCTGGCCGGGATCATGGCCGACTGGTCGATCTTCCGCTCGCTGATCATCGGCGGCGTCGGGATGGCCGCGACGATGCTGGCCTTCTGGCTCGCGGCGCCCCACGGGTGGGCCGCCCTGCCGGTGGTCTTCCTCATCACCACCCTCGGCTCGGTGCTGGTGGTCAACCTGCAGCTGCGGCTGATGGACGTGGCGGGCGACGCGCAGACGCTGGGTGCCGCGATGAACCACGCCTCGCTCAACGTCGCCAACGCCCTGGGCGCCTGGCTCGGCGGCCTCGTCATCGCCGGCGGGTGGGGGCTGCGCGCCCCGGCCCTGGTCGGCCTGGCCCTGTCGATCCTCGGGGTGGCCATCCTGCTGCTCTCCGCGAGGCTCCACGTGCGCCAGCGCGACGCCGTGCCCGCCTGA
- the trpS gene encoding tryptophan--tRNA ligase, giving the protein MSETFRAAQARSDAIEEQMAKDPASLRMLTGDRPTGALHIGHYFGSIRNRLRLQDSGAEIWQLIADYQVITDRDVLGDISSNVRNLLLDNIAAGLDPDRATIFTHSSVPALNQLMLPFLSLVSVAELQRNPTVKDEARSAGITSIGGLLLTYPVHQAADILFCKANVVPVGRDQLPHLEQTRVVARRFNDRYAPVFPEPGALLSEAPLILGTDGTKMSKSKGNVVELRMSADETAKKLKGAKTDSDRVITYDPDARPEVANLLTLIGLCEGVDPAVVAEEIGDGGGGALKRRLTDAINTELAPLRARRAELEADPAYLDEILRRGNARANEVADATLAEVSEAMGMVYSWA; this is encoded by the coding sequence GTGAGTGAGACCTTCCGCGCCGCCCAGGCTCGCAGCGACGCCATCGAGGAGCAGATGGCGAAGGACCCGGCATCGCTGCGCATGCTCACCGGGGACCGTCCGACCGGGGCACTGCACATCGGCCACTACTTCGGCTCGATCCGCAACCGCCTGCGCCTGCAGGACAGCGGCGCGGAGATCTGGCAGCTCATCGCCGACTACCAGGTGATCACCGACCGCGACGTGCTCGGCGACATCTCGAGCAACGTGCGCAACCTGCTGCTCGACAACATCGCCGCGGGCCTCGACCCCGACCGGGCGACGATCTTCACGCACTCCTCGGTGCCGGCGCTCAACCAGCTGATGCTGCCGTTCCTCAGCCTGGTCAGCGTCGCGGAGCTGCAGCGCAACCCCACGGTCAAGGACGAGGCCAGGTCGGCCGGCATCACCTCGATCGGCGGCCTCCTGCTCACCTATCCCGTGCACCAGGCCGCCGACATCTTGTTCTGCAAGGCCAACGTCGTCCCGGTCGGGCGCGACCAGCTGCCCCACCTCGAGCAGACCCGCGTCGTCGCGCGCCGCTTCAACGACCGCTACGCCCCGGTGTTCCCCGAGCCCGGCGCGCTGCTGTCCGAGGCTCCTCTCATCCTGGGCACCGACGGCACCAAGATGAGCAAGTCCAAGGGCAACGTGGTCGAGCTGCGGATGAGCGCCGACGAGACCGCCAAGAAGCTCAAGGGCGCCAAGACCGACAGCGACCGCGTCATCACCTACGACCCGGACGCGCGGCCCGAGGTGGCCAACCTGCTCACCCTCATCGGCCTCTGCGAGGGCGTCGACCCGGCCGTGGTCGCCGAGGAGATCGGGGACGGGGGCGGCGGTGCCCTCAAGCGGCGCCTGACCGACGCGATCAACACCGAGCTGGCACCGCTGCGCGCCCGCCGGGCCGAGCTCGAGGCCGATCCGGCCTACCTCGACGAGATCCTGCGCCGCGGCAACGCCCGGGCCAACGAGGTCGCGGACGCGACGCTGGCCGAGGTCAGCGAGGCGATGGGCATGGTCTACAGCTGGGCCTGA
- a CDS encoding 2'-5' RNA ligase family protein, whose translation MPTIGVAIAIPEPWASELQDYRTSVGDTTAAQIPTHVTLVPPTEVRRDDLDAITAHLADAAATVSPFTIHLRGTGTFRPVSPVVFVTLAEGISGCEVLAGAVRQGPLAVDLHFPYHPHVTVAHHLDDETLDIAYKELAGFECSFAVEEFSLYVHDDRAGWQPTHHYRLGGR comes from the coding sequence GTGCCCACCATCGGAGTAGCGATCGCGATCCCCGAGCCCTGGGCGAGCGAGCTCCAGGACTACCGCACCAGCGTCGGCGACACCACGGCCGCGCAGATCCCCACGCACGTCACGCTGGTCCCGCCGACCGAGGTCCGCCGCGACGACCTCGACGCCATCACCGCCCACCTCGCCGACGCCGCGGCCACCGTCTCCCCGTTCACCATCCACCTGCGCGGCACCGGGACGTTCCGCCCGGTCTCGCCGGTCGTCTTCGTCACCCTCGCCGAGGGGATCTCGGGGTGCGAGGTGCTCGCCGGCGCCGTACGACAGGGACCGCTCGCCGTCGACCTGCACTTCCCCTACCACCCGCACGTCACCGTCGCGCACCACCTCGACGACGAGACGCTCGACATCGCCTACAAGGAGCTGGCCGGTTTCGAGTGCAGCTTCGCGGTGGAGGAGTTCAGCCTCTACGTCCACGACGACCGGGCCGGCTGGCAGCCGACCCACCACTACCGGCTGGGCGGGCGATGA
- a CDS encoding YihY/virulence factor BrkB family protein, with protein MSVVDTVKQRVAAVRERRPFIDHLFRMIQHYGAVKGNALAGAVTFFGFLSFFPILALAFAVVGLVAGIYSDATEQVVKAIQSVLPMVVEGKAGPGEISIDAFQDGAGAAAGIGAIGVLYSGLGWVSGLRDALQIVFETPRRAQPSFVVGKLKDLVSLVLIGVVLLLSVAVSGVVTALSSHILDWLGLDLALRPVLTVLAIAVGLGANTLLFFAIFKILADHDTPDRSLWSGALLGAVGFEVLKQAATFLISSTQNQPAFAVFGIALVLLIWINYFSRVVMLAASWAHTSREARARREAEEVAELLPAGPRIDLAGASAGAAAHPSAEPFPSPKAAFAAGAGAMLGLVALVRRRH; from the coding sequence ATGAGCGTCGTCGACACGGTCAAGCAGCGCGTCGCCGCCGTGCGCGAGCGCCGCCCGTTCATCGACCACCTGTTCCGGATGATCCAGCACTACGGCGCCGTGAAGGGCAACGCGCTCGCCGGTGCGGTCACGTTCTTCGGCTTCTTGTCGTTCTTCCCCATCCTGGCGCTCGCGTTCGCCGTGGTCGGCTTGGTCGCGGGCATCTACTCAGACGCCACCGAGCAGGTGGTGAAGGCCATCCAGTCGGTGCTGCCGATGGTGGTCGAGGGCAAGGCCGGTCCCGGCGAGATCTCGATCGACGCCTTCCAGGACGGCGCCGGCGCCGCTGCCGGCATCGGCGCCATCGGTGTCCTCTACTCCGGGCTGGGGTGGGTCTCCGGCCTGCGCGACGCGCTCCAGATCGTGTTCGAGACGCCGCGGCGCGCACAGCCCAGCTTCGTGGTGGGCAAGCTCAAGGACCTGGTCTCGCTGGTGCTGATCGGCGTCGTGCTGCTGCTCAGCGTGGCCGTCTCCGGCGTCGTCACCGCCCTGTCCAGCCACATCCTCGACTGGCTCGGGCTCGACCTCGCTCTGCGCCCGGTGCTGACCGTGCTCGCGATCGCGGTCGGACTCGGCGCCAACACGCTGCTGTTCTTCGCGATCTTCAAGATCCTGGCCGACCACGACACCCCCGACCGCTCGCTGTGGAGTGGCGCGCTCCTCGGCGCGGTGGGCTTCGAGGTGCTCAAGCAGGCAGCGACCTTCCTGATCAGCTCGACGCAGAACCAGCCGGCGTTCGCCGTCTTCGGCATCGCGCTCGTGCTGCTGATCTGGATCAACTACTTCTCGCGCGTCGTCATGCTGGCCGCCTCGTGGGCGCACACCTCGCGCGAGGCCCGCGCCCGCCGCGAGGCGGAGGAGGTGGCCGAGCTGCTGCCCGCGGGCCCGCGGATCGACCTGGCCGGTGCGTCGGCCGGTGCAGCCGCCCACCCGTCGGCGGAGCCCTTCCCCTCCCCGAAGGCCGCCTTCGCCGCCGGGGCGGGCGCCATGCTCGGGCTTGTCGCGCTCGTCCGCCGCCGCCACTGA
- a CDS encoding succinate dehydrogenase/fumarate reductase iron-sulfur subunit, with protein MNVTLKIWRQPDSASPGAMHTYELADVSPDMSFLEMLDVLNEQLNDQGEDPIAFDSDCREGICGMCGLMINGDAHGPEVTTTCQLHMRSFEDGETITIEPWRADAFPVVKDLVVDRGALDRMIQAGGYISVNTGSAPEAHSVPVPKDDADRAFNVATCISCGACVAACPNGSASLFLGAKVTHLGLLPQGQPERDERVVNMVAQHDHEGFGGCTNIGECTAACPKEIPLDVISQLNKDLRTAIKHGH; from the coding sequence ATGAACGTGACGTTGAAGATCTGGCGTCAGCCCGACTCCGCCAGCCCCGGCGCGATGCACACCTACGAGCTGGCCGACGTGTCCCCGGACATGTCGTTCCTCGAGATGCTCGACGTGCTCAACGAGCAGCTCAACGACCAGGGCGAGGACCCGATCGCCTTCGACTCCGACTGCCGCGAGGGCATCTGCGGCATGTGTGGGCTGATGATCAACGGCGACGCGCACGGGCCCGAGGTCACCACGACCTGCCAGCTGCACATGCGCTCGTTCGAGGACGGCGAGACCATCACGATCGAGCCGTGGCGCGCCGACGCCTTCCCGGTCGTCAAGGACCTCGTCGTCGACCGCGGCGCCCTCGACCGGATGATCCAGGCCGGCGGCTACATCTCGGTCAACACCGGCTCGGCCCCCGAGGCCCACTCGGTGCCGGTGCCCAAGGACGACGCCGACCGCGCCTTCAACGTCGCGACCTGCATCAGCTGCGGTGCCTGCGTCGCGGCCTGCCCCAACGGCTCCGCCTCGCTCTTCCTGGGCGCCAAGGTGACCCACCTCGGCCTGCTCCCCCAGGGGCAGCCCGAGCGCGACGAGCGCGTGGTCAACATGGTCGCCCAGCACGACCACGAGGGCTTCGGCGGCTGCACCAACATCGGCGAGTGCACTGCGGCGTGCCCCAAGGAGATCCCGCTCGACGTGATCTCCCAGCTCAACAAGGACCTGCGCACCGCCATCAAGCACGGCCACTGA
- a CDS encoding fumarate reductase/succinate dehydrogenase flavoprotein subunit, with product MPDTVTSTEASASGSLDGDYDDAAGYYTPGEPLADTKAPDAPLAERWATRKFDARLVNPANRRKLSIIIVGTGLAGASAAATLGEAGYNVKTFCYQDSPRRAHSIAAQGGINAAKNYKEDGDSVHRLFYDTVKGGDYRSRESNVYRLAEVSTNIIDQCVAQGVPFAREYGGLLDNRSFGGVQVSRTFYARGQTGQQLLIGAYQALERQISAGTVSMFTRHEMLELIVVDGKARGIIARDMVTGEVQTHLADVVVLASGGYGNVFYLSTNAMGSNVTAAWRAHRKGAYMANPCYTQIHPTCIPVSGSHQSKLTLMSESLRNDGRIWVPKNQADCDKDPRDIPEEDRDYYLERIYPAFGNLVPRDIASRAAKNVCDEGRGVGPEVEGVRRGVYLDFADAIDRLGRDAVESKYGNLFDMYARITGEDPYSTPMRIYPAVHYVMGGLWVDYDLQSTIPGLFVTGEANFSDHGANRLGASALMQGLADGYFVLPHTIRDYLADGPFEPVAEDHPAVVEARESVEQRIAHFLSVNGTRSVDSYHRELGNIMWEYCGMERNETGLKKAIDLIRGLRDDFYRNVKVLGASESLNQSLEKAGRVADFFELGELMCIDALNRRESCGGHFRAESQTEDGEAMRHDDEFAYVAAWEWTGLDERPVLHKEDLVYSAIEMKQRSYK from the coding sequence ATGCCCGACACCGTCACCTCGACGGAGGCCTCGGCCAGCGGGTCCCTGGACGGCGACTACGACGACGCCGCCGGCTACTACACCCCCGGTGAGCCGCTCGCCGACACCAAGGCGCCCGACGCCCCGCTCGCCGAGCGCTGGGCGACGCGGAAGTTCGACGCTCGCCTGGTCAACCCGGCCAACCGGCGCAAGCTCTCCATCATCATCGTCGGCACCGGCCTGGCCGGCGCCTCGGCGGCCGCCACGCTCGGCGAGGCCGGCTACAACGTCAAGACGTTCTGCTACCAGGACTCGCCCCGGCGCGCGCACTCCATCGCCGCGCAGGGCGGCATCAACGCCGCGAAGAACTACAAGGAGGACGGCGACTCGGTCCACCGTCTCTTCTACGACACGGTCAAGGGCGGCGACTACCGCTCGCGCGAGTCCAACGTCTACCGCCTGGCCGAGGTGAGCACCAACATCATCGACCAGTGCGTCGCCCAGGGCGTTCCGTTCGCCCGTGAGTACGGCGGCCTGCTCGACAACCGCTCGTTCGGCGGCGTGCAGGTCTCGCGCACCTTCTACGCCCGCGGGCAGACCGGCCAGCAGCTGCTGATCGGCGCCTACCAGGCGCTCGAGCGCCAGATCTCCGCCGGCACGGTGTCGATGTTCACCCGCCACGAGATGCTCGAGCTGATCGTCGTCGACGGCAAGGCCCGCGGCATCATCGCCCGCGACATGGTCACCGGGGAGGTGCAGACCCACCTCGCCGACGTCGTCGTGCTCGCCTCCGGTGGCTACGGCAACGTGTTCTACCTGTCGACCAACGCGATGGGCTCCAACGTCACCGCCGCCTGGCGTGCGCACCGCAAGGGCGCCTACATGGCCAACCCCTGCTACACGCAGATCCACCCGACGTGCATCCCGGTCTCCGGGTCCCACCAGTCCAAGCTGACGCTGATGTCGGAGTCGCTGCGCAACGACGGCCGCATCTGGGTGCCCAAGAACCAGGCCGACTGCGACAAGGACCCGCGCGACATCCCCGAGGAGGACCGCGACTACTACCTGGAGCGGATCTACCCCGCCTTCGGCAACCTGGTCCCCCGCGACATCGCCTCCCGTGCGGCCAAGAACGTCTGCGACGAGGGTCGCGGCGTCGGTCCCGAGGTGGAGGGCGTGCGCCGCGGCGTCTACCTCGACTTCGCCGACGCGATCGACCGACTCGGCCGCGACGCCGTGGAGTCCAAGTACGGCAACCTGTTCGACATGTACGCCCGGATCACCGGCGAGGACCCCTACTCGACGCCGATGCGGATCTACCCGGCCGTGCACTACGTCATGGGCGGGCTGTGGGTCGACTACGACCTCCAGTCGACGATCCCGGGGCTGTTCGTCACCGGCGAGGCCAACTTCTCCGACCACGGCGCCAACCGCCTCGGCGCCTCGGCGCTGATGCAGGGCCTGGCCGACGGCTACTTCGTCCTGCCCCACACGATCCGCGACTACCTCGCCGACGGCCCGTTCGAGCCCGTCGCTGAGGACCACCCGGCGGTCGTGGAGGCGCGCGAGTCGGTCGAGCAGCGCATCGCGCACTTCCTGTCGGTCAACGGCACCCGCAGCGTCGACTCCTACCACCGCGAGCTCGGCAACATCATGTGGGAGTACTGCGGCATGGAGCGCAACGAGACCGGTCTCAAGAAGGCGATCGACCTCATCCGCGGCCTGCGCGACGACTTCTACCGCAACGTCAAGGTGCTCGGCGCCAGCGAGTCGCTCAACCAGTCGCTGGAGAAGGCCGGCCGCGTGGCCGACTTCTTCGAGCTCGGCGAGCTGATGTGCATCGACGCGCTCAACCGGCGCGAGTCGTGCGGCGGCCACTTCCGGGCCGAGTCGCAGACCGAGGACGGCGAGGCCATGCGCCACGACGACGAGTTCGCCTACGTCGCCGCGTGGGAGTGGACCGGCCTCGACGAGCGGCCCGTGCTGCACAAGGAGGACCTGGTCTACTCGGCCATCGAGATGAAGCAGCGGAGCTACAAGTGA
- a CDS encoding succinate dehydrogenase cytochrome b subunit has translation MSTPTLVKGARASRSTIALKLLMAGSGFLFLGFVLAHMYGNLKAFGGRKAFNEYAEHLRVLGEPMLPHGGALWILRVGLIVALVVHVYCAVVLWRRAARARTTKYVMKKDTGATRASLMMRWGGLAILVFLVWHLLNFTIGKVNPQGGATNDPYLLMVDTFDLWWMTLIYIAAMLALGAHLHHGIWSAAQTLGWTGTAVKRKRAKAFGFVTALVISIGFSLVPLAVLAGIITK, from the coding sequence GTGTCTACCCCCACCCTCGTCAAGGGCGCACGGGCCTCGCGCTCGACGATCGCTCTCAAGCTGTTGATGGCCGGCAGCGGCTTCCTCTTCCTCGGCTTCGTGCTGGCGCACATGTACGGCAACCTCAAGGCGTTCGGCGGTCGCAAGGCGTTCAACGAGTACGCCGAGCACCTCCGCGTGCTCGGTGAGCCGATGCTCCCGCACGGAGGCGCGCTCTGGATCCTGCGCGTGGGCCTCATCGTGGCGCTCGTCGTGCACGTCTACTGCGCGGTCGTCCTGTGGCGTCGCGCCGCGCGCGCCCGCACCACCAAGTACGTCATGAAGAAGGACACCGGCGCCACGCGCGCCAGCCTGATGATGCGCTGGGGCGGGCTCGCGATCCTCGTCTTCCTGGTCTGGCACCTGCTCAACTTCACCATCGGGAAGGTCAACCCGCAGGGCGGGGCCACCAACGACCCCTACCTCCTGATGGTCGACACCTTCGACCTGTGGTGGATGACGCTGATCTACATCGCCGCGATGCTCGCGCTCGGCGCCCACCTGCACCACGGCATCTGGAGCGCCGCGCAGACCCTGGGCTGGACCGGCACCGCGGTCAAGCGCAAGCGCGCCAAGGCCTTCGGCTTCGTGACCGCGCTCGTCATCTCCATCGGCTTCTCACTCGTCCCGCTCGCCGTCCTGGCCGGCATCATCACCAAGTAA
- the bsh gene encoding choloylglycine hydrolase, protein MCTATNYTAKDHYFGRNLDLEFSYNESVTITPRNFVLPFRTVDDLRTHHAIVGMTTVADGYPLYYDATNEKGLSMAGLNFPDNADYKPETQGKDNITPFEFIPWILGQFETVAQVREALDRLVLVDIPFSPQFPLSPLHWIVSDRQESLTVESVKDGLRVYDNPLGVLTNNPTFDIQMFNLNNYASLSPSQPETHFSKKLHFDSYSRGLGGIGMPGDLSSMSRFVKAAFTAVNSVSGESESEAISQFFHILGSVAQQRGCVEVGDRYEITIYSSCCNTDTGVYYYTTYENSQVTAVDMHKVDLDGDTLSSYPLLTGQSILAQN, encoded by the coding sequence GTGTGCACTGCGACCAACTACACCGCCAAGGACCACTACTTCGGTCGCAACCTGGACCTGGAGTTCTCCTACAACGAGTCGGTGACCATCACGCCGCGCAACTTCGTGCTGCCGTTCCGCACGGTGGACGACCTGCGCACCCACCACGCGATCGTCGGGATGACGACGGTGGCCGACGGCTACCCGCTCTACTACGACGCCACCAACGAGAAGGGGCTGAGCATGGCGGGGCTCAACTTCCCCGACAACGCCGACTACAAGCCCGAGACCCAGGGCAAGGACAACATCACGCCCTTCGAGTTCATCCCGTGGATCCTGGGGCAGTTCGAGACGGTCGCCCAGGTCCGGGAGGCGCTGGACAGGCTGGTGCTGGTCGACATCCCGTTCAGCCCCCAGTTCCCGCTGTCACCGCTGCACTGGATCGTCTCCGACCGCCAGGAGTCGCTCACGGTCGAGTCGGTCAAGGACGGGTTGCGGGTCTACGACAACCCGCTGGGCGTGCTCACCAACAACCCGACCTTCGACATCCAGATGTTCAACCTCAACAACTACGCCAGCCTGTCGCCGAGCCAGCCCGAGACCCACTTCTCCAAGAAGCTGCACTTCGACAGCTACAGCCGGGGGCTGGGAGGCATCGGAATGCCCGGTGACCTCTCCTCGATGTCGCGGTTCGTCAAGGCGGCGTTCACGGCCGTGAACTCGGTCTCCGGCGAGTCCGAGTCCGAGGCCATCAGCCAGTTCTTCCACATCCTCGGATCGGTCGCCCAGCAGCGGGGATGCGTCGAGGTCGGCGACAGGTACGAGATCACGATCTACTCCTCGTGCTGCAACACCGACACGGGCGTCTACTACTACACGACCTACGAGAACAGCCAGGTGACGGCGGTCGACATGCACAAGGTCGACCTGGACGGCGACACGCTCTCCAGCTACCCGCTCCTCACCGGCCAGAGCATCCTGGCCCAGAACTAG